The following coding sequences are from one Triticum aestivum cultivar Chinese Spring chromosome 5A, IWGSC CS RefSeq v2.1, whole genome shotgun sequence window:
- the LOC123107935 gene encoding protein PELPK1-like: MASNASLLAVIMACTILGGHTCHGARHLADTTPAAAPPAAAAVPGLPAVPTMPTLSPMPAMPTVPAVTVPAMPTVPALTVPQVTLPPMPDVPSVPKVTMPPMPAIVVPKVTMAPMPAIVVPKVTVPPMPAIPSMPKVTLPPMPSIPTVNVPMPFLAPPPSA, translated from the coding sequence ATGGCTTCCAATGCGAGCTTGTTGGCCGTGATCATGGCGTGCACCATCCTCGGCGGCCACACGTGCCACGGCGCACGCCACCTGGCCGACACCACGCCGGCGGCTGCCCCACCCGCTGCGGCTGCTGTCCCTGGCCTCCCGGCCGTGCCTACCATGCCGACCCTGTCACCGATGCCGGCTATGCCAACGGTTCCGGCCGTGACAGTGCCAGCTATGCCGACGGTGCCTGCGCTGACCGTGCCACAGGTGACACTACCTCCTATGCCTGATGTTCCTTCCGTGCCCAAGGTGACCATGCCTCCGATGCCCGCCATCGTCGTGCCCAAGGTGACCATGGCGCCGATGCCCGCCATCGTTGTGCCTAAGGTGACGGTGCCACCGATGCCCGCTATTCCTTCCATGCCCAAGGTGACACTGCCGCCGATGCCTTCTATCCCAACCGTCAACGTGCCTATGCCGTTCCTGGCGCCGCCTCCATCAGCATAG